One Streptomyces sp. 840.1 genomic window, CTGCGCCCGGTGCCGCCGGCCGGGATGGCCCTGCTGCACACCCTGGCGCGCCGGCCGGGCTGGGTGGTGGCCCGCGCCGACCTGCTGCGCGCCCTGCCCGGCAGCGGCACGGACGAGCACGCGGTGGAGACGGCCATGGCCCGGCTGCGCACCGCGCTCGGGGTGCCCAGGATCGTCCAGACGGTCGTCAAGCGCGGCTACCGGCTGGCCCTGGACCCGGCGGCGGACGCCAAGTACGCGGACTCCTGAGGCAGCTGCCGTCCCGTCAGGTGGGCGGCCCGCAGCAGGAGGGCGAGCGCGGCGGTGCACAGGACCGCGCGCACGGCGTTCCAGGCGACCCACGCGTCCTCGAACCGGTCCCGTACGGCGGCCGGGCCGGCGATGCGCGCCGGGTCGCCGGCCCGCGCGAGCTCGTCGTTGAGCGGGACGTTGACGCCCGAGGTGAGCAGGAAGGCGACGGCGTACACCGCGAGCGCGGCGAAGAGCCAGCCGCGCGGGCCGGGGGAGCGGCGCTGCTGCCAGGCGGCCACCGCGGTGAGGATCAGTGCGCCCAAGAAGCCGGCGAAGAACACCGGGTTCTCTATGACGTCGTTGATGTTCTGCATGACCTCGATGAAGGTCCGGTCGTCGCTGCGGCCGAGGGCGGGCATGACCGCGCAGGAGAAGACGTAGAACGTGCCCGCGACGAGTCCGGTGGTGACGGCGGCGCCACCGATGACGAGATGGCGGAGGGCGTGGTGGGGCCGGTGGGCCTGGCTGGTTGTCATGGCACCAGTCAATTCGTCCGGCGGCCCCCGCTCCATCGCTCAGGCGCGCAGCTCCATACGCGGGCGTCCAAAGGCGGTGCGAGGCCCCGGGACGGCTGCGGCGGTGCCGGGTTACCGTGCTGGGATGATCAATGAAATCCACCGGCTCGACACGGGGATACGGCTCCGTCCCGCCACCGGGTCCGACGCCGCCTCCCTCGCCGCGGCGCTGACCCGCAGCCGTACCTACATGAGCGCCTGGGAGCCCCGGCGTCCCGACGCCTTCTACACCGAGCAGGGGCAGCGCGAGCGGCTGGCCGGGCTGCTGGCCGACCGTGGGGCGGGGCGCGTGATGCCCTGGGTGCTGGCGGACGAGGAGGACCGGGCGGTCGGCGGATTCACCCTCGACGCCATCGTGCTCGGGTCGTTCCGCAGCGCCTCGCTCGGCTACTGGGTGGGCG contains:
- a CDS encoding DUF1772 domain-containing protein, whose amino-acid sequence is MTTSQAHRPHHALRHLVIGGAAVTTGLVAGTFYVFSCAVMPALGRSDDRTFIEVMQNINDVIENPVFFAGFLGALILTAVAAWQQRRSPGPRGWLFAALAVYAVAFLLTSGVNVPLNDELARAGDPARIAGPAAVRDRFEDAWVAWNAVRAVLCTAALALLLRAAHLTGRQLPQESAYLASAAGSRASR
- a CDS encoding GNAT family N-acetyltransferase, coding for MINEIHRLDTGIRLRPATGSDAASLAAALTRSRTYMSAWEPRRPDAFYTEQGQRERLAGLLADRGAGRVMPWVLADEEDRAVGGFTLDAIVLGSFRSASLGYWVGVEYAGRGLATTAVRLICDLARDELGLHRVQAGTLLDNVASQRVLAKCGFEQFALAPRYMHINGDWRDHRLFQRILHDGPVTGAPSAAGA